The DNA region TCCCgttgttcttttattttcattgtcTATAAATGATTGTCCATTTCCAACATTGCTATATAACACTCATGCGCAGCTACTTGGTCTCCCTGTAATTCTCCTACTCCATAGTCGGTGAGGAACTTGATCATCAGGTGGTAGGTCAAAGTTACAGCcttccatgagttgagggtGGGTCGCCCTAAGATGGCATTGTAGGCGGACAAGCAGTCAACAATAAGGAATATGACATCCTTAGTGATCTGCTGAGGGTAATCACCAACCATTATAGGCAATGTGACTACGCCGAGGGGGTATACCCTAGCTCCTCCGAACCCAACGAGTGGGGCGTTGGTTGGAACCAACCGTTCTTTATCGatcctcatttgttggaatgctaGGTAGTAGAGGATGTTGGCAGAGCTTCCGCTGTCAACCAGAACCTGGTGTGTGTTGTAGTCTCCCACCCGTATGCTGACGACGAGCGCATCGTCATGCGGATGGTGGAGACGTCGAGCATCTTCCTCTAAGAATTCAATGATGGGATTGTCGATCCACGCCATCTTTGGTACGAAGCCTGTCAACTGGACATTTTGGACCATCCTGAGGTAATTCTTACGTGACTTTTTGGATGAGCCGGAAGCCGTGGTGCCCCTACAATCATTCTTATTTCTCCTATCGGTGGCCTAGGGTGCTCGTTCTCCCATCAAGGAGCCTGCTCTTGTGGTGGGCCTGCTCTTTCCTTGCTAACGAATCCCTGCAATTTTCCTTGCCTGATAAGAGCTTCAAattgttgcttcaagtcatagaAATCGGATGTGTCATGACCATGGTTGCTGTGGAAACGACAGTACTTGTTTCTAGACCTCTTATTGGGATCTCCCTTTAGCTTGCCAGGAAACGTCAGGGCTCCttcgtctttgatttgcatcAAGACTTGGTTGATTGGGGCGTTCAGCAAAGTCCTCCCGTTGGGGGCTTGGAGCACCTATCCTCCTATGGTTCCCCAGCCCTTGCCATCTTTCGCCTCCTATCTTGTCGGGCGTCCTCCTGTCTTTCCCTCTTCTTGGGTTTCCCTTCTCAGGCCAGTAGCGCATCTTCCACATTCATGTTCTTAGTTGCCCTGTAGAGTACATccgacatagtctttgggtcgttTTCgtataaggaaaataaaaacttacccTTTCGCAACCCATTCATGAATGCAGCCACGAGCATCTTATCATCAGCTTCATTAATTAAAAGAGCCTTTTTGTTGAAGCGGGTAATGTAAGACCTCCGCGCCTCGTCCTCTTATTGCCTAACATTAGGCCAGTAGTGGACTTTTTGTACCCGTGCCTCCCGATGAAGTGCAAGGCAAACTGAGCACTCAACTCCTTGAAGGTGCTGATGGAGTTGGGCGTCAACCTGCTGAACCAAACCCTTGTGTCTCCCTTCAGCATAGTGAGGAAGgccctgcacatgatctcgtccgcCACTCCTTGCAAGTGCATCAAGGTCTTGAAAGTCTCTAGGTGATCTAAAGGATCCTTAGATCCATCGTAAGCCTCAACTTGTGGCATGCGGAATTTTGGTAGAAAGGGGAACGAGGTAACAAACACGGTGAAGGGTGAATCCATCCGATGGACCAACTCGTCAAGGTCGCTTGATACCCTGTCCTCTGAGGACGTTCATCATGAAGTCCATCTGTTCCTTCCTCATTTGCATCTCTGCTACCAAATGCGGTGGCGGAGCCATGTCTGTGGCGGATGGTCGACTTGTGTCCTGTTGCTCTTGCTTGGTCAGGGAATTGCTGCCTTCCGGCCCCTCTTGGTTCCTCCTCTTAGCGCTGGTTCCTTCCTAATCCTCCTCCTAAGTTTCAAGCGCTGCATTCTTTTGGCGCAGTTGCTCCTCTAGGTTGTGGTTCTGCTTGGTGAGACGTTCTACGGCAACCGCAAGAGTCTGAACCTATCTCTTAAAGGTGGTGGTACGTGGTTCGTCCCCGtagttgttggtggtggttacCATCGAGCGAGTAAGttccatgcaactttttgtccgAGAAGCGGTAGTTTGGCTTTCTTCCTGCTACTCTTttccacagacagcgccaactaatgatgccgaaaatcgtcagtgagcCACACAGTCCTCACATGCTCCAAACAAGACCTACACAacacaaaggaaagaagaagaagaacctacGAAGAGTATCGGTGTGGTACTGGCCAAAGACCCTCTAACGGTCAAGTTAGAAAacttttcacaactctagagcgCCAGAGCTGcagtgaattatgcgtaccttggtttgtgaAGGCTctggggtttttatagtagtataGAGTTGACATCCATTCCTTGGCAGAGAAGatctttccttgtagagaagattcTCATTAATGCGCGTATCTTATGGGACCCTTTCCTTGTAGAGATCTTCTCAATTAGGGTTATTCGTGGGGCACaagatgtttttatttatacCAATCTGTGGAGTCCAAGCAAAGTCATGTTGGATCCGTTAAGAGCTTCCTCATTCCCGTCAACTTTCCATCTCGTCCGGACACTCAAGCCGTCAGGTCCAAAATGTCGTCTACTAAGAGGAAGAGTCGATAGGTAAAGATTAGAGTTGTCGGCTTTGGGTGTGTACACaccatttttattaaatgtatgGCATGGCTGACGAGTCTATTGAACCCGACGGGCCCATCCTTTTGATACCTTTTCAGAAATTACCCTTatcagttttcatcactcaaaactctAAATATCTGAGTTATATagtgatgaaaactgaaaacatatttGAGATGTTTTTAAGTGATTGAAAACTGGGTTCAATGgcaaagttgtaaaaaaataaagtgcTGGGACCTACTATACCTGCTCAAGTCAAACTttactactctctctctctctctctctctctctccaattttgtCTCTtatgatgcattttttttttattattgtttcaactttcaacaacTTTTTTCCCACTAAtggttctttttgttattgttgatttaattgTCACTTCacatttgtttctctttttggcAAATTTGTATTGACTTTTATGCATATTTAGCTATTTTGGTATTCCAATTcctaatcaaaattatttttccttttttttagtggtccaaTTAGATGTTAAACTAGGAGACTTtactaaattttgtttattttttaaatcattttggGTGAACAAAATTGTAGTTTTTGTAAAGAAAGTACtattaataattgtattagaaatACTCTATAGaaacttttgttgttgttattattattattattatcatagaaatagtttttaaatcatttttgtttttgtttttgttttttttttttttgttgttgttattattattatcattaattattataatgatGCAcatagaaactttttttttagagacttTCAACTTGTGGTGTCCACTCctgatgataactttttatcatcaaaccaagacaccaattgggttttagtgtagGCGAAGATCGAACtccagatttcttattcaaccatcagagactttaccagttgaactaactaaAATCCATGATGCACATAGAAACTTAATTATGAGATTTtgccaataatttttttattttataatctttttgTGTGGACAAATTTGTAGTTTCTATAGAGAAAATaatcttaatatattataaataacaaattattttcctaaTCAATCAAATTAGTCATTGTTCAGCGATTATTGATatgaaattttgcaaatcaATGATTGATAagacattttgattttttgcaaAACATCTTCATATAGGTATGTTTTGATTTGATGTATTTTAATGAATGTATTGAGATAAGTAATGTATCTGATACCTTCTTCCCTTGGTCTGGGAGG from Castanea sativa cultivar Marrone di Chiusa Pesio chromosome 6, ASM4071231v1 includes:
- the LOC142639521 gene encoding uncharacterized protein LOC142639521; the protein is MAWIDNPIIEFLEEDARRLHHPHDDALVVSIRVGDYNTHQVLVDSGSSANILYYLAFQQMRIDKERLVPTNAPLVGFGGARVYPLGVVTLPIMVGDYPQQITKDVIFLIVDCLSAYNAILGRPTLNSWKAVTLTYHLMIKFLTDYGVGELQGDQVAAHECYIAMLEMDNHL